From the Lathyrus oleraceus cultivar Zhongwan6 chromosome 3, CAAS_Psat_ZW6_1.0, whole genome shotgun sequence genome, the window ggtttcatcctttgttatcatcaaaatcatggagtctgttgtagaacactttttgttcttacaaaaaGTCCCTTCTTAAATGGatacttaaatgaggaagtgtatgttgaacaacctaaagggttcacagacccaaatcttccaaagcatgtgtataagttgaggaaagctctctatgggttgaaacaagctcctagagcttggtatgagagactcacagtgtttctcattgacaatggatacaggaagggaggcattgataagactttatttgtcaaagatgaaggaggaaagctcatggtggctcagatatatgtggatgatattatgtttggtgggatgtcaagtaaaatggttcaacattttgttgagcaaatgcagtctgaatttgaaatgagccttgttggagaactaacctattttcttggcTTTCAAGTCAAGCaaatggaagattctatctttctatctcaaagtaaatatgccaaaaatattgttaagaagtttggcatggagaatgcaagccacaagaggacacctgctcctactcatcagaaagtgtctaaagatgaaaatggtgtcagtgtagatcaaagtctctatagaagcatgatagggagtctgctatatctcacagcaagcagacctgacattgcttttgttgtagtTGTATGTGCAAGATATCAAGATGAACCAAAGgtgagtcacataaaccaagtgaaaaggatcctgaaatatgtcaacggcactagtgactatgggaggttatacactcatggatctgaatctgtgatgtctggatattgtgatgctgattgggctggaagtgctgatgataggaaaagaACATCAtgaggatgcttcttcttggggaacaatttaatatcatgatttagtaaaaagcaaaattgtgtgtctttgtctactgctgaagctgaatacatagcagctggaagtagttgttctcaactggtgtggatgaaacaaatgttgactgaatacaatgtcacacaagatgtcatgacattgtactgtgacaacctgagtgctataaacatttctaagaatcctattcagcacagcaggacaaaacatattgatatccgtcaccattttattagagaactcatggaggataagattgtaaccttagagcatgttgctactgagatgcagttagctgatatttttacaaaggaATTGGATGCAAATCAGTTTGAAGTCCTGAGAGGAAAATTAGGGCTTTGCATTTATGAAGACTTGTAGCAGTTAATATGCAGTGGTAAAAGTAAGCAAAGTAGTGTCTATGTGACTAAAATAAAGCGCCCccattatggtaaatcatcacctagttttggaaataccatctattaccttttcacacgcaacctcacTACCTACTCCAACTTTTCCAACTCCCTGCTTCTTCCTCACACtcctctgctagggcaactgCAATTTTTCCACATAAACGtcaagatgtcacaacatcaaatTACATCTGATTCAAAAACTACTAAGTCTACTCACAAGGTTAGCGCTCCTTCCATGGACATTCACGATGATGAGATTTTGGATGTGGTTCCTCTATCAGTTATTCCCTGCGAAGCCCTTGATTTAAACCATCCGATGGATGCCTCAGCTTCTGCATACCCCAATCAAGGTAACATCTCTAGTATCCCTTCTGGCTCAACTCATGCCACTAGTTCTAAGGAAGACATACACCACATTGATCGTGTCATAaggaacctagtcactagaatccttGATGAAGAACATTCTGTGAAGGGAGTCTCTACTCCCCTGtctaaaatgtacccctctcctgaggttgcACAACATAGTGAGAATAATAACTATTCCTCCAGTTTTGAGAAGGACATGgctgctgaaggtttgtgctctctAGGGCAAACTGTGTCTGGTAAAGGAAAATTTGTGGCATCTAAAACTGTCAATGCTTCCCATTCTGAGAAGCATGATGTTACAAACGATGTGATTAacctagaggatgataggtcTGATGAGCAAGAGGATAGATtacttcatcacttaaagccaagtgtggctaagcgtatgaagactcgaaaaggaagatctgtggctgaaatgatgtcagctAAAACAACTAAGAAGATTGTTGGTGTTGGTCCTTTcaaatcttggagcaaggttgaagtgaagaagaggaaggttagAGAAGTCTCTAAGTCTGAAGaagatgttgaggaagatgtccctgacatctctcctgtGAAGAAGACCACTGTGAGGAAGTCCCCTGTGAAATTTGTTGTTGTGCATTTGGAtaatatctctttccatcttgaaggTGGAGTTGCCAAatggaaatttgtgattcaaagaaGGGTGGTTGTGGAAACGGAGTTAGGAAAGGATGTTGTTGAagtcaaagaggtcatggacctaatAAAGACTGTTGGGTTGATGAAGACTGTGGCTGGATTCTCTCAGTGCTATGAGGGTTTggttaaggaattcattgtcaacatTCCTGAGGATATTGCTGATAAGAACAGTAAGGAATTTTGCAAAGTATTTGTGAGAGGTAAGTGTATCACATTCTCTCCCACTGTCATTAACAATTTTCTGGGAAGAAGAGTTGAGGGTGCAGGTGAATTGGaagctacagacaatgaggtctgtagagaAATTACAGCAAGGCATGTGAAAGGGTGGCTtattaaaaagcatcttcctgATGGGAAGTTAACTGTCAAGTATGTAATATTGCATAAAGTAGGAGctgcaaattgggtgcctaccaaccacatttccataattgctaatacccttggaagatttatttttgttgttggaaccaaaatgaattttgactatggtagatttatgtttgaacaaattatcaagcatgcatctactaatgcagttaagctgcctattgcctttccctctatgatttgtgggattatcctgagtcAACACCCTGGGATTCTGAGTTCAAATGACTTAccaagtagaagaaaacctgctcTGTCAGTGCACTATAAACTATTTGAAGGCAGAcatgtcgaagacattgtcatgacatctgctatgaAAAAGCCAACCTCAAAAGTTAGAACTATTGTTGAGTTGTAGGAGACTTGTAAAGAGCTGGgtgaagggataagggtagcaacagcTAGGAAAGAATCATTGGAAGCcctgattgcaagcttggagcaagctgaaggtgagaatattgaacatgctaaggaagctgaagcccacacctctagtgagaggtctgcaactaatgatgagacaagtggcaattctgtttctgatgctgatgaagctgcaagctcaagctcctctGATTAGCTCCTTCGAATTTGGCCccattgatgtgatgatttttgttgttgttttgatgGATTTTCTTGATTTTGGCAATTCTGTTTTGTTGTATTCATGTTTTCTTGGTTTGCATCTCAACTTGCTTACAGCTGAATATGTACTTGGTTTTGTAACCCTTAACTTTTGACATTTTGGTTTATGACTGAATAGATATTTATTTTctctctttggtctcttttggctaaaaaaGGGGAGAAGTAGCTATAGCTAGATGATGTTGGATGTTTGATACAAAGAGGGAGAAGAGGGGGAAGTGTTCTGTTTGTGTGAAGCAGATTGGTGCTTGGTGTGGACTAGCTGAAGGGGTGGTGTGTTGTGATCTGAGTACAAATgcatgtgtgtttactagttgctatttttgctagtaatgtgtgtatgtttacttctgctgctgaactgatactttatttgatttcttgtgaacgtatgatctgatgtatgttttagccaaatttttccaaagggggagtttgttggttctataTGTTGGtatcaattttggtaaaacttagtgttatcgCAAGTTATCACacgtgttgtcttgacatgtgatatcagcttcctgcaggatgtctaaatatggttgtgcaggatttagctaagatgtcaaacccgatgttaagacatgtgtatacagaacattcagtctgaatgttatgtatcttgagattgcgcttttcatgcaaatatgtgtgtgattatgtgaagattgaatgcgctattcaaggagtaatttgatttaaaaccagaatgGTCTATTTTCTAATAAGGGATGATTAGCTGCTGTTTCTTAGAAGATACGCAAGGAAAATAGATTAGGGTTTTATGCTGCTcaggcccattcaaaagcttctatttaaaggccatgtaaaacctggtttaAACACACAAGAAACGAGCGAAAgagtgagagagttttagggttttagtcttgtgtaagcttgtgtattgtgagccattcattcatcttattgatgtatgaattggactgacttttgcattgtaatttgtccactctaagctttgaagcacgagtgtgtgtttacttggttgaagcttttaagcaagatcaagtatgtgcccttgaagtgtgtcttctttcttttgtatttgtttttatatcaccGTTGTGATTGAcggggagtgagtagggtctcatatctaagagttcttagatagaagtcacatgggtagagattaggtgaaaagactgtaacttgaagttgtttactgagagtctttgaactaattctgtttagtggatttccttcctggcttggtagcccccagacgtaggtgagtttgcaccgaactgggttaacaattgcttgtgtcgcttgttcaattgtttctttgtttttatcctgtttatattttagttgttattcagatattagtgtcgtgacattaccttcgacatctcatatctgataccagaatttcaataatAGTACTAGGAAGATATGTTTTCATTACCAATATCCACTGCGGTAGGTTATTGTAAGATGTCTCCCAATTTCCATACAACGATTCTATGGCCTTACAGTTTGCAATCCATGCCTTTTTTTAATGATATTATGTATCTGTATTTTTCTGCAATATGAGAGATGATTACCTTCACCTTAAGAGAAGCGTCATGATTAACAAGATTCATTATGCTCTGGCTAATCATTTATGAATTGAGTTTTCTTCGGTCTTGTGACATAGAAGTGGTTGTGCATGTGTGAGGCCCACTAAGCTTACCAATCTTCCACTTTGAGTTCCTCTTACGCAAAGAAACCCTGCATTTGAATTTGCATTATGAATTCTTACACTTGATTACGTATCGTGCATTGTCAGATTTAGTCGCTGAATAATCAAGACTACATTTTATATGTTAATGTTGCGATGTGACAACACAAGTTTCCTTGTTTTCAAACTCCATTCCCTCCTTTATTTCATCAACATTATAGTTTGATGTGAAACTTCCAAAAACAGAGATCGGTTAAACATCTTCCAAACATATATTTTGCATGTGAACAGGTGGGTTGTACAAATTAATTGGTTGAGCTCTTACTGCTAGGGTAGGCGTGTCGATGAGGTCTCCATTACCATCATCATCGCTAGTACCAACTAGATTTCAAAGCAGACCTCTTCTTGATCATCCTCGCTATCTTCGCCAACCTCTTCATTGGGTATGAAAGGTTCATTATTTTAAGTTGGTTCTTCGTTAGTGGTTTGACTCATTCCATACTGGTGTGATTGTATCGATTGAGTCGGATGTGTTTCAAGATGTTCAAGTAGACGAACATATATCTCAATGGTGGATAATTGAGAAAATGTGATGTGACCATGAAACATTGATTTGACTTGTTAGTCATTCTTAATGGGTGTCATTACGTAAAAGACGGTATCATCGTCTCTATTAATTAATGGATGGTGATAAATAATTTCTTCAACACGACTTTGCAACTTTGTTTCAATTCGATCTTTCAGATGAAGGAAATCAGAATTGATGTGGATTTTGGATAAATGGATATTTGTATTGCTAAGTGAGAATCTCGCATTAATATCTGTGAAAATAGTTCATAGTGAATGGATACTACTAAATTTCTCTCAGTCATTTAGATGTTAGAAATGATTACAATGATGGTGGAATATAGAATGAGGAGATGTAGCAGCACATAAATACATCTTATATAGTCAAAAAAACGATTCCCAATGGATGGACCAAAACCAACTTCGGTCAAAGCATGAGAAACACCAAAGCGTAGCTTGGCCTATGGTTGGATGAGGCTATTAAAGTGAAGGCATAACTCGGCCAATGCTTGGACGAGGCTATTAAAGTGAAGGCAGAACTCGACCAATGCATGTCCGAGTTTGAAGAGCATAGATGTATCTCGGCCAACCAATGGAGGACCTTTTTCTGCTGCAATGCAATGTATCTTCACTTAGGGAATCCTGCATGAAATGCTACATCTATAGGCTTACATGCATGCATTGATATGCAGGGACGGAGTTGTTCATGCCAATATGGGGGCAAGTGCCCCCACcaatattttataaatttttaaatattatatattagTATTAGTATATTGAGATATCTCAGGTAAATAGTATGTACTATACTTTCTGTAAGTTTTTTTTTTCTGtaaacaaaaagaaaagaaagaaatgGCTATGTTATTACACAATACAATATAAAAGTAGTGTCTTTTATCTTTTTTAAAGTATACTATTGTTACAATTCATAAATACATGTCACTTAAATATTTTTAAGGCAATGGAATTGTaaatgttatttttaatattttatatttatacTCTAATAGATTATAGTTAGAGGTTAAAGATACTCAGTCAATGTAAATAAGTGTTACACTGACAtccaatcaaaatattttatattgtcaaatcataataatattttaaaaataaaaatatgatgTGACGAGATATACGAGTCTCATTAGTTGacaatataaaaatattttacacaGTCAGTGCATATTCTTTTTTCTCTTATAGTTATTTATTAATCTTTTATAAATTTTATgttatatttaatttttattttgaaaataataCCTATTTTATATTAAAAGTAACACACATTATTAAAATATACAAAACAGTTATGGAGATTAATGACAATATAATTAGAAGTTTTATTTAATCACAAAATAATAGTGATACATATTTTATAATTCTTTATTTATAATTTAATTGTGATAAATTTTGAATAGTGTTCTGTCACCTGTTTTAAACCTCTCAAATGGTTCTAAAAATATATATCATTAAATATCCAAAATCTAAACTAGTTAAAAATTTATCTGCATGGTAAAGCATATTTTGAGACATAATATTTTATATATCCGCCCCCACATTCTTAATTTTCTGGTTACGTCCATAGTGATATGTTACATTAAAATATTAAAACTCCAAAATATTATACTACAAACTCTACAAATTCAGTTTCTAACTCCAAAGTATCCACTCATCAAATATATTCATCTATAAGAATTCAACATAACTAACAATCTCGTAAAATAGTTTTGTTGTAGATGGGAGAACCACACCGTGGAGCACCAACAAACATTGCAGCATATGTAAGTTTTTAATACTCTACAGTTACATGTTTTTCATCATCGTATTCATTATATTTTCTATTACATTTCAGGAGGACACTAGGTTCCGAGTCCATTCCCACACTCCTATTCAACCAAGTGTTATTATATTGCCGTACTTAGAACAAGGTGATTTTTCTAAAGTCGCAAAAATATCAAGTTTAAAAATTGACTCCAAACTAGTTGTTGCGCTATTAGAGAGATGGAGACCCAAAACACATATTTTTTATTTACCAATCGGTGAATGTACCATTACTTTGGAGgatgcgagtatgttattcagTCTCTGAATAGATGGTAAACCTGTTAATGGCCCTACTAATGTAACAAACGATGTTTACATGGAGAATTTAGGCGTAGAAGCGACGACATTAGATAAAAATTGGTCTTCTCTGAAAATTGTTTGGCTAGAAGTTCTATTAGCAGAGTTAAAAAAGAAGTCTTCACCCACGGAAGCAAAAACATTCTTCACGCTAAAGTCTATATTTTACTTCTCATTGTTACATTCTTGATTCCAGATAAGAGTCACAATTTGTTGTATTCATCTTGGTTACCTTTAATAAGAGATCTAAATAAATGTAACACATACAATTGAGGTTCTGCTTGTTTAGCAACATTGTATAGACATATTTGCAAGGTAGCCCCAAAAGGACTGAAGAGCATAAGAGTTTGTGTTGTATTACTCAGTGTCTGGGCATTCACACATATTCCATTGTTTGCCTCTGTTAGTACTGAGGTGCCATCACATCCATATGCATTAAGGTACTCAAAATCATTGAATGTGCTTTATTGTCCTCATAGTAAATTATACATAAcattaatatatatttttgttaACGCAAGATGGTGCCAACGAGGTATGCATTACAGAAATAATCCTCGTCATCATCTACGTGGGTACCGAGTTCCAATTGAACACATGGAAGAAAATGATGTAAGTATCACACATTACAATGTTTAAGTTATTTAAACTTCTTATTTACATTATAATAATTATATTTCTTATGATAGTTTATATGGAGGTCGTACCTACAATACCTGGTGCCTGATTATAGTGATAGTCGAGTCTGGAGTGCGACAACATATATTATATGTTTCTTTACTGTTGAGATACATCAGCCAGATAGGATCAAACTCCAATTCAGATTTGAACAACATCTATTCTCAGCCGAAATGTCTAAGGGAACACCACAACATGAATATGGTCCAAGCATGTGATACATATTGGTAAGATTTGAACAAAGATAAGGTCAAATAATGAAAAAAGAAGACATTTGATATTACAGGGGAACACAATACTTGGTGAGTCTAAGCCAAGTAGAGAATATATGGATTGGTTTTTGGCAAATCCTTTTATGCATGTTGCTCCGACACAATTTTTGAACGATCCCTGTCAATGTGTCTCTTCTTCAACGCAACAAACTATTGTGCCCATACATCATGGCATTCCCCCCATGTACACATCCCAATTTGGGGCCCAACCATCTTCATCcgccaaacaaacaaaccatCACACCTAGACCACACAAAAACATACATTTTATGCCACCTCATCCCAACACCAAAATCCCCACATTTCATTCCCTCAAACAAACTACTACTAcaaccaacaatatcaacaacaaaccaaCCTACATCCACCCATACAATGCACTCCAATTCCTTAACCAAACTTTGATAACTCAAACCCCCAATCCCAACACCAAACATTTAACACTACATTCTCTCAACCCACTTCTACATTCAACCCTGATGATGTCTATTATCCTCCAATTCAATAGACCCAACCCAACACCTTCACACAACCAACACATTCACTACTTGAGTTTTAACTCACAGATGAACAACTACTCCTAGGTTTTTCCATTCAAAATTTCAACAGTATGGATATGGTTTCCAATATAACACATCAAAATCAAGATATGTCTTCCGACTCATCTTCATCTCCCTCAAGACAAAGAGATGAAGAGTTGGGCAAGGGAAAACGCAAAAATATAGGCACATGATGTGGAACAGACGATCACTATAATAAATAAAATGTATATTTTTCATGTACGTTCAATAAAATATATATTACTTCTTAAAATTATTTAAATGcttaattaatataattatacatatattataaaaatacaatttaatttataaaaaaaatgaaaaaataataatttatattattaaaataatataatattattaaattaattaatattaataacACAAATGGATttaaaatagtaaaaaaaaaattcaatcaTTCATTTGCCGAACTTCTACATTCAGTCATTCATTTGCCGAGCTTCTACATTCAACGATCTCCCTTCAAGGACTCGTCCATTAATTGGACGAGAGTATTATGAAAGTGGAGCATcttaagatttttttttttaattgaaataGTTTGGGAATAAAATTTTAGAAATGGGACGGAACCATAAAAATTTCCTAAGGAAATAAAGAGGTCAGATATGTCATGCTTTTGGGATCTTTGCAATAATTGAAGTCATGCATCCAGGCTTTAACTATAAGCTGCGGAGAGAAGAGATGCGTGAATTATTGAGTACGACCATCCTCTTTCAAGAAAAACGTATACAATGTCATAAAGTCACCATTGTACTAATTGTTGATGGAATGTTGGAAAAATGCCACGAGACTTGAAACCATAATATAGCGCAATTATCAAACTCTACCttttattactattattattattattattattaaaattaataaataaaatcGTTGTTAATTCAGTTGTTAAATTATAAAAATGATAGTTAGATTGCAGAAAAAATCAAAGGTGTGAATACAATTTTTAAAAAGGAtcatttaaaaataatatttCAAAGAATTGAAAATGAGATTTAAAATATTTAGGAAGATCACAAacatatttaatttttattattattattattattattattattattattattattattattattattattattattattatttataagCAATTTGCATCCGCCAAAATTTGAACCTAATAcatattattatattattattattattattattattattattattatatcTCTCCCTATTTAAAGAGATAGTGAGTATATTATTCTTTTAAAAGTATATCTACTATAAATATTATcaatttttttaagaaaataaaaataaaaataatatataattgATCTAATGGGAGATTAAAAGATCATTTTTAGTCTCTAACAAAACAGTATAACCTCATGTTCGTTTTTCATTAAGTAAAACAAATATTATTTTATTCCCTCTGCGACAACATACAACAGAAAGATTTGGGTAGTATGAGCATAATAAACAAGAATAGGAACATCCAAAGACAAAAAAATAAGATAATTCTTTATCCAATAGCTGATTTCTGTTATATGTGTGGTGGTTCTATTGAATCATTTGTTGGTTATTTGTGAAGTGGTTGTGGTACATAACTTTTTTAGGCTTGTTTTATATTTCTTCCTATTTTATATATTATGTTATACTTGTTATTCAATACATTTCTATTGCATGAAATGTGAAGCACCACATCTTCATGTTACATTTTATTATAAACGCCTTAAAAGGATGGTTTTTTAATTTTTCACTCTGTTTTACTCTTATGATATCAATAGTTATACgaataaatacaaaaaaaatcATCATTTTAATATATTACAATTAAAATTTATATAACCATTAATTTTGTAACTAATCTTTATACTTAAGAAATGAATGAGTATATTTGTACACTCTAGTTTTATTAATTATTTCATCCATTTCAAATTAAATTCCCTTTTAATAAATATAATTTGTTTCAAATTGAGGGTCTATATCGTAAGAGCTTTATATAACAATAATTTTTTAAAGAATTTTATTctttattataatttatttttaaagaaattattttagaAGCTACAAAGTAAAAATTATCCAATATATAATTtcttataaaaaatattttattatttttctaagagatttaaaaaaaaaatcattttaaaagCTACAAATTAGAAATTATCCAAAATATAATTTcttataaataatattttattatttttataagaGATTTCTATACAAAAATCTCCTAAATACAAAAATCTCTTATATATCTATAGATATTTAATTGCATTTTTCACTATGTTGGAGTAATTTTTTTTCTTTAGAGTTTACTTTGGGTAAATTTAAAAACGAAAAAAGTAAGAGTGTGGGCGGTTAATATGACACGAGTAGGTAGGACAGGTACGCATATGAAAAATCACGTGAGCATGTAATGATGAGGTGAGAGGAATAACCCaggtaaaaggaattattggacCATTAACATTGAATACATAAGAGTACAGACAGAGAGAAAGTTTTGGTTTTAAGGCATCTTGCTTCTGCTGTATGCTTCTGCTGGTTATGGTAAAGGAATACACAAAGTGCAGTAACCAGTTATTACCATCATTACTCATAGTAAACCCATCTGCCTCTAGATCGACTTGGTCCATTACCTTCTCACTCCTCATAGTACAAAGCTCCAAACATTTTTATCGCATTACTATTGTATCGGGCCGCTCATAGAGCCCATAACGAGAGGCTCATAATTGAAATAAGGAAACACATGTGAGAAAAAGGGGTTCCTATATCTTCACATAAAGTAGATATTTCTGCCGTTGAAACATTATCAACTCTCCAGATCAATCGAACGATTAAACGCAATTCACATCACACTCCCCACTTTCGGTTTAAACCGCTTCCACAAGAGAAAAAACACGTAATTACTGGTTATTTAAATCCATTTCAACTTTCACATCACTTTTCATTTTATCACTGAATTGGGTGTTGGAGTGTTAACCTTGTTGGTCACCCCCCTCTCCACTGCACCAGAAGTCCAAGATCATCTTAGCGAATCACTGTCTCACCATTCATCGAACAACTCTGATTCCATAACATAATAGTGATTTCGTCTGTGGGAACGAGAATCTGATTGTCATGTATTTCCACATTCAAATCTCCTTCGATTTAGAGATCCATATCTCTTTTTCCTTAAAGGTTCAGATCTTTGTTTCTTGATCTTCTTCCTTGAAATTTTATGATCTTCTTCAACCTTCAACAGATCCATCCTTATTTTCATCAACAACTATGGCATCTGAAGCCACTCGATCAGTCGTTTAATGGCAAGCGATTGTTGTAGTTGTTAAAGTTTTGCCTCTTTCTCTTCAAGCAGAGGACGGTCCAGTCCTAGTAGCATCTTCTTCCATTCCTTTACAACAAGATCCCTCTCCCCCGAGAGTCTCTCAAGGAGCATTTCAAGCTCTTCCGTACTTTGGGTCTATGCAACAATTCCACCAAGGTGAATTGCATCAATCTCTACTACTACATCTAGTCATGGACAAGAAACACTCCATGGACTTCAATTGTTATAGGTCAACATTAGATTACAATGAGCTATTGATCTGCTGAACGATGTTTATAATATGGTGCAATTGCATAATTCACAATTCTTAGAAGAAAGGCTCTACAGGGTTGAAGAGAGCCTCTAACATGTTAAACCAAGAAATAGTATTGTGCAGGAGGTGGCCTCTAA encodes:
- the LOC127130374 gene encoding uncharacterized protein LOC127130374, with protein sequence MSQHQITSDSKTTKSTHKVSAPSMDIHDDEILDVVPLSVIPCEALDLNHPMDASASAYPNQGNISSIPSGSTHATSSKEDIHHIDRVIRNLVTRILDEEHSVKGVSTPLSKMYPSPEVAQHSENNNYSSSFEKDMAAEGLCSLGQTVSGKGKFVASKTVNASHSEKHDVTNDVINLEDDRSDEQEDRLLHHLKPTKTTKKIVGVGPFKSWSKVEVKKRKVREVSKSEEDVEEDVPDISPVKKTTVRKSPVKFVVVHLDNISFHLEGGVAKWKFVIQRRVVVETELGKDVVEVKEVMDLIKTVGLMKTVAGFSQCYEGLVKEFIVNIPEDIADKNSKEFCKVFVRGKCITFSPTVINNFLGRRVEGAGELEATDNEVCREITARHVKGWLIKKHLPDGKLTVKHVEDIVMTSAMKKPTSKVRTIVEL